In Methanocella sp., the genomic stretch TTAAAAAGCTTAAAATACGGGAGTAATTCAACACAGCAATAATGTTTAAAAATATGTTTGAGCCATTTCAGGCAGCATTAGAGTACTCTTATTAACTTTTAGAGTCACTTTTTATAAAAGCATCCGCCAGTTCACGAACGCCTCGGCGTACTTGATCCGGACCCGGCTGCCCCGGTATGCGGCGAGCGTTTTAACCTCTTTGATGTTGATGGGCCCGTCCTTGATCTGGGACTTATACTTTGCCAGAGCCTTACATTTGATGTCCAGCGTGTCTGATATATCGCAGTATACCAGGTTCTCGCTCATGTACGACGAGGGAGTTTCGCCCAGCAGCACGATGGATGACTTGACCCGGGCGGCGGACAGCGTGATGTTGCAGACGTTCTTATGGTCCTGGTGCGTGTCGTGGTCCGTGTGGGTAATGACCATTGCGGGGCTCACTTCGTCGATGTAGTCCTCGACCATCCTGACCATATCTATATTATGGGGTATTCGGCCATCTTTCATGCCGCAGAGCCGGACTCCCTTGAGCCCCAGCACCTTCGCCGCCTGCATCAGCTCATTCTTCCGGATGACGGCGGTGCCGTTCTCGCAGCCGTCGCTGATGACCAGCGAATAGGCGTCCAAACCCTGGGAGATCGCGCGCGCGACAAGCCCTCCCGCCATCAGTTCCATATCATCCGGATGAGCAGACACGACAAGTAGAGGTCCCGCTAGTTGCACTTTTGACACATCCAGCCTTATTATTATAATATGCTAAATATTATATCAGTAATCGATTATATCTCTATCTACAGCGATATAATAGTATGATAAAAAGAATTGAAATAATATTATAAATTGAAATTTATCACGGCTTTAACGCTTAATCGCTAAGGGAATGCTATAATTAGTTAAAAATTTGCTGCATACGTCGGTTTCTGATATTTTTAAGTTGGCTCGCGATCCGCTTTTACAGCGCATAAAGTATAAGCGAATGCGTTTTAATTGTTAAATAGTAAATAAAATATATAAAAAAATAGATGTTAACAAAATTATATTAAGCGGTGCTCCAATGACCGAAACGCTAATCGGCGAAAAGCGCCAGGACCTGAACTTTTTATATACGCCCGAGGCCGACATCCCGGGCCTTAAGCTCGCTTCGGTCATCATTCTCGCCTACAACAGCTTCCGGGACCTCTGCGAGTGCCTGCCGACCATCATGCGCCAGACCCGCCGGGGCTACGAGGTGATCGTTCCGGACAACAGTTCCTCGAACGATACCTGCGAGCTCATAAAGAATAATTACAAGGACGTCAGGCTCATCGATAACGGGGCGAACCTCGGCTACCCGGCCGGCAACAACCGGGGCTTCCAGTATGCCAGGGGCAAGTACATCGTGATCGTCAACCCGGACGTCGTCGTGGACGACGCCTGGCTCGACGAGCTCGTCAAACCCCTGGAAAAAGACCCGCGTATAGCCATCACGACCTCCAAGATCCTGATGTACGGCGCCGATAAGATCAACACATGCGCCAACCACATACACTTCAGCGGCCTGGGCTTCTGCCGGGGCCTTAAGAGCGAAGCGTCCTCGTACGATACGCCGGAGGTGGTCGGGGCCATGTCGGGCTGCTCCTTCGCCATACGAAGGGAAGCCTTCGAGGATCTGGCCGGCTTCGACCCGGACTTTTTCCTGTACCTGGAAGATACAGACCTCTCCCTGCGTGCCCGGCTCCGGGGCTACAGGATCCAATACGTCCCGACCTCGATCGTTTACCACAAGTACAGGATGTCCCTGACGCCCGCGAAGGAGTTCTACCTGGAGCGCAACCGGCATATGCTGCTCCTGAAGAATTACGGCGCAAGGACTCTGCTGCTCATGTTCCCCGCGCTGCTTATGACGGAGGCCGTCACGTGGGGATATGCCGTGCTCCACGGCCTGCCCTATGTCCGGGAAAAGTTGCGGGCCTACTGGTGGATGCTGACACACCTGGGCGATGTCATGGAAAAAAGGCGCCGCGTCCAGCAGGGTCGAAAAATATCGGACCGCGAGTTCATCGGCCTCCTCGAATGGAGAATACCGTTCGAGCAGCTCATCGATAGCCGGCCCTTATGCCGCTTTGCCGATCTGACGTTGAACAATTTCTACCGGCTCTATTTTACGCTAATAAAAAAGCTCGTGTGAGCCTGTCATATCAGGCTCTCGTAGACTTTTATCGTTGATCGCACGGTGTTGTCCCAGGAGAACTCTTTCGACCGGCGCAGGCCGCAGGTCCTTAGATCGTCCCGGTGTCTTTCATCTGAGAGCAGGTCCCCCAGCACGCCCGCGATGTGCCCGGGCTCGTTCTTATCGATGACAATGCCGGCGTCCCCGACGACTTCCGGCAGCGAGGTCGCGTTCGATACAGCGACGGGCGCTCCGCAGGCCATCGCCTCCAGGGGCGGAAGGCCGAATCCTTCGTAGAGGGACAGGTGGGCGAACACGTCGGCCGTGTTCAGGAGCACCGGCAGCTCTTCATCGGGGACATACCCGGTAAAGACCACATCGTTCTCCAGTCCCATGCTTCTCACCAGCTCCACGTGGCTGGCATTGGGCTTACCGATCAGGAGCAGCTTTACGTTCCTGGACCGCGGCCGCAGGTGCCGGAAAGCGTGTATCAGGGACTCGACGTTATCGATGGCCCTCGGCGAGTCGAAGCCGACGATCAGGAGGGGGTCGTCCTTAAAAAATTTTTGTTTTTCCCTGGCGACCACCTCCCGGTCGACGAGCCTGAACCGGGAATTATCCACGCCCTGGTGGACCACGGAGACTTTATCCGGGTCGATGCCGAAATATTTTATCAGGTCCTGCTTCGTATACTCCGATACCGCTATAATGCCGTCCGCATTCCGTATGATCCGGCTAAAGATCTGCCGGTACTTCAGCCAGGTAATATAGTATGAATAGAGGTGCTTCCGGTATTCCGGCTCCTGCTTTGCCAGCACGAACG encodes the following:
- a CDS encoding glycosyltransferase family 2 protein → MTETLIGEKRQDLNFLYTPEADIPGLKLASVIILAYNSFRDLCECLPTIMRQTRRGYEVIVPDNSSSNDTCELIKNNYKDVRLIDNGANLGYPAGNNRGFQYARGKYIVIVNPDVVVDDAWLDELVKPLEKDPRIAITTSKILMYGADKINTCANHIHFSGLGFCRGLKSEASSYDTPEVVGAMSGCSFAIRREAFEDLAGFDPDFFLYLEDTDLSLRARLRGYRIQYVPTSIVYHKYRMSLTPAKEFYLERNRHMLLLKNYGARTLLLMFPALLMTEAVTWGYAVLHGLPYVREKLRAYWWMLTHLGDVMEKRRRVQQGRKISDREFIGLLEWRIPFEQLIDSRPLCRFADLTLNNFYRLYFTLIKKLV
- a CDS encoding PIG-L deacetylase family protein, yielding MSKVQLAGPLLVVSAHPDDMELMAGGLVARAISQGLDAYSLVISDGCENGTAVIRKNELMQAAKVLGLKGVRLCGMKDGRIPHNIDMVRMVEDYIDEVSPAMVITHTDHDTHQDHKNVCNITLSAARVKSSIVLLGETPSSYMSENLVYCDISDTLDIKCKALAKYKSQIKDGPINIKEVKTLAAYRGSRVRIKYAEAFVNWRMLL
- a CDS encoding glycosyltransferase family 1 protein, with the translated sequence MRTGIITDAFADSIGIQKYTDELTRGLVSDDRIESLCVVHSRPNGVAGEGKVKDVQIRMPDIPFQIELRQLLVLPRVLARLDLELLHDTYHFGPYAFGNSGYKKVLTVHDINPFVLAKQEPEYRKHLYSYYITWLKYRQIFSRIIRNADGIIAVSEYTKQDLIKYFGIDPDKVSVVHQGVDNSRFRLVDREVVAREKQKFFKDDPLLIVGFDSPRAIDNVESLIHAFRHLRPRSRNVKLLLIGKPNASHVELVRSMGLENDVVFTGYVPDEELPVLLNTADVFAHLSLYEGFGLPPLEAMACGAPVAVSNATSLPEVVGDAGIVIDKNEPGHIAGVLGDLLSDERHRDDLRTCGLRRSKEFSWDNTVRSTIKVYESLI